The following are from one region of the Littorina saxatilis isolate snail1 linkage group LG4, US_GU_Lsax_2.0, whole genome shotgun sequence genome:
- the LOC138963624 gene encoding uncharacterized protein — protein sequence MDQVMEVVEEEEAELSAEFMDSYLDTVQTPEKEAKVTPKETSTPKEKSTSADDGAGPSTEKPKSPKKKKTPMKKLSNAISLLEIIKTSADCLQMAKKPTWKRPF from the exons ATGGATCAGGTCATGGAAGttgtggaagaagaagaagcggaGTTATCCGCTGAATTTATGGATAGTTACCTGGACACAGTCCAAACTCCAGAAAAGGAGGCAAAGGTGACACCCAAAGAAACATCGACACCCAAAGAGAAATCGACAT CTGCTGACGATGGTGCTGGGCCTTCGACAGAGAAGCCAAAGTcgcccaagaagaagaagacacccaTGAagaagctcagcaatgcaatttctcttttagagattataaa GACAAGTGCTGACTGTCTTCAGATGGCCAAGAAGCCCACCTGGAAGCGTCCATTTTAA